GTATTGGCGCTCGAGTCGGGCGACAGGATGAGGCTATGATGATCGATACCAAATAGTGAGATCACGATTGCTCAACCTCCGCCGCAAGAAACTTACAACAAATATTAGCGAACAAGATAGACAACTCGATCTCAAATCAAATATTCTACTCAGACGCTGCGATATTAAATATACAACATCGCTACTTTCCGTAGACTCAGGGCATATCACAGTTCTCTGAAGGGCAGCAGAAGTTATGAGCTCAAAGGGACGAATAACAGGCTGTCGATAACAAAAGCAACTGGATAATGAAAGCATGGCCTCTCTAAGACTACTATAATAGAATTGGGGTCCCAGAGATACATTGTAATTGGACAAGCAACTCACACAATCAGCCTGCTATTGGAAACGTGAGCGAGTGGAAGTAGGAATCCCGAGTTCTTGATCCTAATGAGCATATTTAGGTGGATTTTGGACAATTCAGATGATCTCAGACGCTCGTCGAATACCTTAGCCAATTCTTGCGCCCAGTTCAAAGGTCTGAAGCCAGTCATTGAAGGAGCAGGTATTCATAGGTAGTCGGGATTTGCTGATACAATCACGCGATGGAGTCACGATTAAGACTCGGTTATCGGTGTAGACAAAacaacttttttttctctcaGCAATGTCTCGAGAACAAGTCATTATATACCGTAGCATCTAAAAGCAACTCCATTTAGTctataattatttctttttgccATATTGTCTTCACTTCTATTATCATCATTAACGGTTGTCGGCCGGGTCGGTCAATTGCACATACAGTGTATTACAGTGCTCATCGCACTCATTCCCATTTTGGGCAAAGCTTGGATTGCGTGCTTGACGGTGATGagggatgaagaagacgacgagcAGCAGTCAGTCGATTCTCCTCTTTCACCTCATATTCACTCTTCGCACGTCTTCGTATAGAATGCGGGTCTCATTTGATCAATTCGGTTCATTCTATGCTAATATCGAAGTACTTGCTATACCGAGATCATCCTCCGTCCAACCTCCACTCCCATCATCTACCATCAAAAACAATCTGGGCAATCCGAATCAAAGGAGAGCTCTCAATACTTGCGGCGCTAATTACAACAAGGTCATGTCTCATCAAATCGTGGCTGCCACGGCCTTTCCTGTGTCAACTACTCCTTCAGCAGCCGCCCATAAGCGGAGTAGTAGTGACAACCTGGTACATGGCTTTTCCGTCCTGTCTTCTCGTCAAAGATATGGCATCCCTTTTTAGCTACGTTGGGAGGAGTGTACACTGCAAAGTTGCAGATTAGTTTCTGTGACGAGTGTCGTGGATTAAGGGCATTGCCTACAGTGGAGGGATACAGCAAAGTCGCTACCCCTGTTGGATACACGATGAAGACCTAGTTCGTCTGCCATATATGCGACAGAGTTTTCTTTATATGTTCTTTCCCCAATGATCTTCATTGGTTTCtgttcttcatcctcgtTCGGAAATGCGTATCGAGTCTCGGTGAGGTTGCCCTTCAGAatcttcatcaagcagtGGGCGTTGCCGTGGTCGTGGATAGGGGACCCCTTTCCAGGAGACCATACAAGAACAAGCTATCAACGAGTCAGTCACGGTTGGTAAAGGTCAGAGTTTACTCTAGCATGCTTACCAAATTACTTTTGCCGTTACCTTCGTCAACGAGATTGCGGGTATATCCCCTACTGCGATCACCGAAGGCATAGGGCTTCCACATGTTGTCGGAGCCGTCATATCCTTCCATCAGTTGTTGAAGgaagtcaacatcaacatcatcagaaGTCAACCCCGATGATGGACCAAGGGCATCCTTGAGTCGCACCACGAGTTCGTCGAAACGATTTTGCTGGCAGGGACCCACGTTGGGGATTGTGCTGTGGCTGACGCCGAGTGCAGAGGGTTTGGTGAAGATACCGATGGCCATGATTGCTATGCTGTCGATGATGCTTGGTTgtttatgatgatattgatgttCTACCTCTTGAATATATGGTATCTGAGAAGAGGACAACAAAGACTCTGGAACAAGGGGCGGGGTCAACACTGCATGGCCATCCTCTTCCTTATTCCTATCGGTCAGATCCGATACTGACAAGCCGGCAGATAGTGTCACCGACATCTTGCTGTGGGTCGTGGATTGCAACCGACATCATATCTTGGGGCGGCACAGACAGGTTCAGTCGGCGAACGACACAGCAGCGCTGGTCCTGTGAACCGATTTGAAGGCTCTGGTTGGATGCAACAACGCTAAGGAACCTCCAAGAATCCAACAATGTACCTGAGGTACCTTGCGGTATGCGAGTTAGATACCGCTTTGTCTGTATAACAAAGAGGTCACTTGATACAAGTCTGAAGATGCGACGGGAGAAATCACAATTAGACGAGTGCGAAGGGTTCATGGGGGCTTCTCGATAAGCCAGTTTATGTGCAAGCTAatacttctttttttctcgGGGACTCAAATTCGCAATATTGCGACACCCGCTATCGCCGACTTGAGCCACATGTGGACCCATTTAGTGACTTGGTATTCTCTTGGGCGGGATTAGCGGTTCTCGGTGACTATGAACAAATCCATCATCGCCACGGCTGTAACGGCTTCGTCAAGGTTGAAAAAGCAAGAAAAACAGTTTTCCTTCTCAGCTTATTCCCATACTAAGACTTATTTCCTTCTGATAAAAAACATTAAATTACAATCTACATCATATTGAATTCTCAGATTTGTGCCATATTAGCGGCTCTAGCGACCTACCCTCCATCCTGATTGGCCAGTGAGCCAGAAACTTTAGCTTTGCATCGTCACATCCAGCGATCAGCTCACGTAACATCAGACACCCTTGAATCCTCAAGAGCCGGCAATATGTCTGACTGTACCACTTCAACCCCGAACGGCGCGGTATGTAGCGGTTCTACTCCCAAGCCTTGCGAATCGACTCTGCCGTGTAAGGAGAATACTGGCTGGAGGAGACTTGTACGCAATTTCACACCATCGTAAGTCATGTATCCATTTTGACAAGGGTTGACCActaacatcatcaacagatGGTTCGCTGTTTGTATGGGTACAGGCATCGTTGCCATATTGCTTCATAACTTTCCTTACCAGGCGATATGGCTTCAGTATATCTCTTACATTTTCCTCGCGCTTAATGTTGTTCTGTTTATTGTCTTCCTTGGTATAAGCATTGCACGTTATGCGCTGTATCCAGAGATTTGGTCGGCGATGCTTGCCCATGCTGGCCAGAGTTTGTTCCTAGGATGCATGCCCATGGCCTTTGCAAGTGAGCAACACATTCCCTAGGCAAAGTGAGTGCTGACGTTTTGATAGCTGTCATCAACATGATGGTGTTCTGCTTACAGCCATGGGGAGAATGGGTAATATATCTAGCGTGGGCATTCTGGTGGTTTGATGTTTGGCTCTCCATTGCCACTTGCATCACGATGCCCTTCATCGTTATGCACCGCCATCGTCCTGGCCTCGAAAACATAACAGCTGCACTCCTGTTACCCATCGTAC
This genomic stretch from Fusarium oxysporum f. sp. lycopersici 4287 chromosome 2, whole genome shotgun sequence harbors:
- a CDS encoding cysteine dioxygenase is translated as MSVTLSAGLSVSDLTDRNKEEDGHAVLTPPLVPESLLSSSQIPYIQEVEHQYHHKQPSIIDSIAIMAIGIFTKPSALGVSHSTIPNVGPCQQNRFDELVVRLKDALGPSSGLTSDDVDVDFLQQLMEGYDGSDNMWKPYAFGDRSRGYTRNLVDEGNGKSNLLVLVWSPGKGSPIHDHGNAHCLMKILKGNLTETRYAFPNEDEEQKPMKIIGERTYKENSVAYMADELGLHRVSNRGSDFAVSLHLYTPPNVAKKGCHIFDEKTGRKSHVPGCHYYSAYGRLLKE
- a CDS encoding cysteine dioxygenase, translated to MSVTLSAGLSVSDLTDRNKEEDGHAVLTPPLVPESLLSSSQIPYIQEVEHQYHHKQPSIIDSIAIMAIGIFTKPSALGVSHSTIPNVGPCQQNRFDELVVRLKDALGPSSGLTSDDVDVDFLQQLMEGYDGSDNMWKPYAFGDRSRGYTRNLVDEGNGKSNLLVLVWSPGKGSPIHDHGNAHCLMKILKGNLTETRYAFPNEDEEQKPMKIIGERTYKENSVAYMADELGLHRVSNRGSDFAVSLHCRQCP